Part of the Zingiber officinale cultivar Zhangliang chromosome 8A, Zo_v1.1, whole genome shotgun sequence genome, AGAAAtagatttgtttttatttgtaggttgttattcacccctcccctctaacGATCCAAGCTGCTTCCGCCACACCAACATTTGTGACCAAAAGAATGGTTTTTAATTGATTGTTACACTTTAGcgatagattaatttttttttataaaaaaaatgagtaAATAATCTTCTATGGTAAAAAAACTTACTACTAtcaatataatatatcaaattgatatttaagtacccgaacataataaaaaaattaaacgaACACATATGACTTGATTCCATGTCATTCcaagctctctaagtccatcagtcgattttaaCCTAAACCagctaatggacctagagagcttgaAATAACACGGAACAAAGTCCTATGTGctcttttagttctctttattATACTTATGTTCttaaacatgaatataatcaggagaactaaacAAACACAAATGACCTGGTTGCATATCATTTCGAATTTTATAAGTCCATCaattaattttgatcaaaactgaCTAATGGATCTAAAGAGTTCGGAATGATATGAGACAAAGTTTActcgtctagttctcttgattatattcatacttctaaatatcaatttgatatatcatattaaaaataataattgtttaatataaattaaaatttttttaatcgaTTCATACGCAGCAAAACGAATGAGCGGAGGGAAAATAAGTATAATAcaagatttaaatatttttaaaattatcactaCGGTTtaaataatatgaaatttaaacaGCACCAACCTAAGTGACTTAGTAGTTTTCCGAATTTGATAAGATGCATGCAAGGCAGGCTATCTCCCTCTCTTGATTTCAGCGCGTCAGGTCATAAAACAGCACTAGCTTAATCGCTAGCTGCGGCAAGGAATCTTTACCTGCGCGAGATAATCGCAGAAAAGCTTGCGACCGTACAGCCGCACCGTCAAAATGCCCTCCCTACGGCCATGCACCATGCACGTCGACGCAGTGAGCGCTCTTGAATACACCGTACCGGCGCTCTTGCATGCTGCACGCACCACTATGATTACGAACACGCCTCCCGTCCACGTACATCTATCTTCTCCTTCGTCGTTGCTCCACGTTGAAGCACGCAGCAAAGTCGTCAACTTTTCGTACCTGTGCACGCAAAAAGAAGAAAGAACGAATTAAACGCCATGGACAAGGACCCAGAGATACTTATATATATGTGCTGGTATTGTACCAGGGGCCAAGCCAGGGACCATACATAAAGCATGCATTAACGGCGTCAGAGAGATTCAGACGTCGATGTACATGTCAATATAAATGTTCAATGAAACAATTTTGAACCTGTATATATCTCAGTGCCAAGCACATGACTTTGATCTTTTCTGATCATCAGTAACCATcttgaaaatgaagaaaaaacttACAGAGATTCTATTATGGAAAATGCTAGTCactcaaaatatattttataaattattattaaagaTATTTAAGTGATATCATctctatatattaattacatacaTACATTACAATTTAATTTTGACCAATCAAATTTTGGCCAAATAGATTTATCGTTCTATTATTTATTCACTGGACTTATCCACAAGtagggtgagcattcggttaattcggtccataaattaaccgaattaaccgaaaatcgatttagtgttggttaagcgaatcaaatcaaagttttattaaaactgaattagttatttcagttaacaccgaattcactaaatttgtttaaaataacaataaaaaaaatttatacaaaattaatatcaaattaatcaaattaaccgAATGTTCACTCCTACAAGTAGGCCCTAGCTTTTAAACTTTTTTCTTTTTCAGGTTCAGTACTTCACCAATGATATGACATTCCCATATTAATCCACCATTAGCGCCCTATGGTAATTAGCCAACTTCCTTAATCACTCCTGATTAAAGCCTAATTAAGCTTTTCTTTATTCAATAAAAATAGGCAAGCACTAGCCCAAAACATTATTGTCTATGATCAATTATCTGAATAGATCAATTATCCTCTTCTGGTAGGAATGCCATAGAGAGTCACGTACAACACTACAATAAATTTGTCAGTTGATAGCGTGCTATTATTCTATCCGCAGCGCATCACATGTTGCACAACTGTAAGATCTTGAATGTCAAAAGACATCGATAGAGCACACTAATGCGCTATGGTTAACTCAATTTACAGTGCAGTGTACTGTGTATGTTGCTATTACGATCATTCACAACGTACAAAACGAGCTATACAGTTAACAATATTCACAACACACACAGTGGAATGCAATTAACAGCATTCATAGCATGTAGTGTGCGATGTAGTTAAGAACATTCACAACACGCCATGTGCATTGTAGTTACAATCATTCATAGGATGCACAACAAGCTACAGTTAACTGCATTCACAGCGCACATATCAAGTTACAGTTAAGAGAATTCACAACATACAGTGCGTATTGCAGTTAAAGTATTATTTTAACCACATACAATTATCAACACTATACAATTATAATATCGCATACAAATACCATACATAAATTATAATGCCACATAcacataattataaaattaaaactcaaacaaTTATAATACCACAAACAACTATCAACACCATACTTAAGCAAAATATTAATTCACCTACTAAGAGAAAATAATCCAAACTAGTAATAAAATATTCACTTAGTAACATGATTTTTTTTCatacaaaaatatatatgacTTAAAATCAGTATTATCTATATCAGTCaaataaaattataaacttaAATAACTAGCTTTCTATTGCATCCTTAAGAAAAAATATTACATTATTTAGTCGAATAGGCCTACATTCTCCAGAAAAACTCTATCAACATAAACTTTTCCAATAAGATCCACTAAGAAGAACATGCTATACTTTTActtttggatcaatggatgcaaTTCGACCTTTTACAACAACTCCATCAATACACCAATGAAGCACCTTATATTTAGTATTATTACCAATATCTCCATGACTCGTATCCTTTCCTTTTGACTGTATAACAATACAAAGTTATTAATTCGATCATGCCTATTTttataagaaatttttagtttaaaaaacACATAATTTCAAGATAGTTACTTGAGTTACAACTAGATGTTAGTTAATATTATCAACATAACTGAGGTCGGCCcccttaaatattttaatataaaataatagagTACTATAGTACTATAGTTATAGTAATAGTACCCTtgtgttttaaataaattttactaatctattatttataaatattactaTAGtaccattatgttttaaaaaaatttacacataaattataattaataaaatatccttCAAAGACTCCTTCATTAATCTATAGTCGAATGCTCGAATCAAAAGGAATTATTTTTCTTCATAGATGCTTTTTGTTGATAGtcttcatcaattaatttttgttatgtgatgattttttatatatatgtatttGTGATATATGGCTTTTTTCCCCTCCCCCTAAAATTTTTGGATCTGCCCTTAAACATTACCATATTTTTTTGCACCATTGATATCACTACTGCTATCAACATCATTTCTAATACCGTTGCCAATGCCACCATTAGTAACCTAGTTTTACGCTCCCTGACATGATTGGTACCTACATATGGAGTCGTTGTACTAGGTCATTAGGATTTAGAGCTGTCAAACATGCTAACCCATAACAAGGCAAACCAATCCATAAAACGAGGTGGGCTGGACTGACCCATCATCCTGACAGATTGTGAAATCTTTAATTCAACTTGAATTAAGACGGATTGTGGATTAGATAGGACAATCCATGGGcttattaaaaagtaaaataaataacAAGAACAACCGAACGTTGgcctattaaaaaaataaaacaaataaaaagaaccaaacAGGATATCGCTTATAACATTTAGTaaaaaacttataaaaaataaataaatgaatgcCATGCCAAACACCACAATAAAAATATAGAATCACCACCCACCAGGTCTGTGTTTCCAAATGCCAATGAAAAGTCCTTAAGAGATACTACAGGAAGACTCCTTAAGAAATACTACACCACACACACCGCAATAATTCACTGATTTCACACCAATGACCAAACACACCATACACACCACACAAAACATAAAAGAGTTTATAAAACGGAAAGTTCAATAAACTCTATGAACCTAAACAAATatacaatatttttaaattttatcaatcACATCATCcatatcaaattcttctaatcctcctctatctcctttcTCTTCATCGATATCCTCTTCTAGAGTATTTGTTCAATGTTATTTTGATACTGGCATTATCTTCATTATCTTTATCTACATATAAAATACACAAAGATAATATAGTTAAAAATCAAATCACAATAAACTAATATATCAGCTAAGTCAAGAACATAACTAAAATAAACAAAATTACCAATCGCATAACCATGTAATCAACTAAGAGTGCAAATAAGAGCTTGCTCTTTTTTATGCAAGGTGCAACTTCTATATATACttggtaagcatacaagcatcaATGGAAAAAGCTGATTC contains:
- the LOC122010590 gene encoding uncharacterized protein LOC122010590 codes for the protein MLLSFDDRTGKSWRFHYSYWNSSQRFDDWTGKSRKEQRLRRKEKLPAMEHTLQGRSSYEKLTTLLRASTWSNDEGEDRCTWTGGVFVIIVVRAACKSAGTVYSRALTASTCMVHGRREGILTVRLYGRKLFCDYLAQVKIPCRS